One window from the genome of Diabrotica virgifera virgifera chromosome 6, PGI_DIABVI_V3a encodes:
- the LOC114325379 gene encoding tRNA methyltransferase 10 homolog A, translating into MKVEKEKQVTETETSVAESTVNSSQNEDPHTETSVEYFNGVEISKLSKKQKKKYLRSVNWNKVKKEKRKKERLKTKEKKIYAKLHGIDLGPSRKELKRVKMANSPCKISVCIDLSFDDLMIDKDMAKTIKQVLRIYTLNRRAKAPMQLHLSSFNGRSEKEFSRHHGHEHWDINFHVDEYINIFPKEKLVYLSSESDNNIMELEQDKVYIIGGLVDHNAHKGICYNKAVEQGIAHGKLPIEEYFWMKQRKVLTINHVFEILLYVSEGNSFKEAFEKILPKRIDKIATDNSSVDNDNSALASNETSIDNEDIIQDNDNSALPSNETSINNEHTMEDNDNAGGEVSDAKEMTV; encoded by the exons ATGAAGGTTGAAAAAGAAAAGCAAGTTACAGAAACCGAAACATCAGTTGCAGAATCTACTGTAAATAGTTCCCAAAATGAAGATCCCCATACTGAGACAAGTGTTGAATACTTCAATGGGGTTGAAATTTCCAAACTCAgtaaaaagcaaaagaaaaagtaTCTTAGGTCGGTTAATTGGAATAAAGTGAAAAAAGAAAAGCGTAAGAAAGAAAGATTAAAAACtaaagagaaaaaaatatatgCCAAGCTTCATGGCATTGATTTGGGCCCCAGTAGGAAAGAACTAAAAAGGGTTAAAATGGCGAACAGTCCTTGCAAGATAAGTGTTTGTATAGATTTAAGTTTCGATGACCTGATGATAGATAAAGATATGGCTAAAACTATTAAGCAAGTGTTGAGAATCTACACATTGAATCGAAGAGCTAAAGCTCCGATGCAGCTTCACTTAAGTAGTTTTAATGGTAGAAGTGAGAAGGAGTTTTCTAGGCACCATGGACATGAACATTGGGATATAAACTTTCATGTTGAtgaatatataaatatttttcccaaGGAAAAACTAGTTTATTTGAGTAGCGAAAGCGATAATAATATTATGGAATTAGAGCAGGATAAAGTTTATATTATAGGTGGTTTAGTTGATCATAATGCACATAAG GGCATATGCTACAATAAGGCTGTTGAACAAGGTATAGCGCATGGAAAGTTGCCAATTGAGGAATATTTTTGGATGAAACAAAGAAAAGTTTTAACCATAAATCATG TTTTTGAAATTCTTTTATATGTAAGTGAAGGTAATAGTTTCAAAGAAGCATTTGAAAAAATACTACCTAAGAGAATTGACAAGATAGCAACTGATAATTCTAGTGTCGACAATGATAATTCAGCTTTAGCATCAAATGAAACATCAATAGACAACGAAGATATAATACAAGATAATGATAATTCAGCTTTACCATCAAATGAAACATCAATAAACAACGAACATACAATGGAAGATAATGATAATGCAGGAGGTGAAGTTTCCGATGCAAAAGAGATGACTGTTTAA